tgagTATAAATGTCTCTAATGAACTTGGCCTGGGACAGGACCTTCATTTATGGACAATCACAATCATTGTATTTAGACAGGAAGGAGTGAGCTTTTCCAAAAGGTGACACACAATTCAAGTGGAGTCTTTCCTGAGGGtaccccctccctctctcccctaaATGTTTCTAGCTTTACGGGTTTGGTTTCTAATCTTATTTTGCTGTGCAAGCTGCAAAAATGTCAGGTTTTTCTGACTATTCCTCTGCCTTCTGATTACCCTTTTAAGCAATGCTGATTGCAGGAAATTGCTGTGGTGCAAGGCGGGTGTCACAACACACAGTGATTAAAGCCCGCATGTGTCATTCACTGCCTGATTGAAGTAATCACACAGAGGGGAAGAGCAGATGACAAACCTGCTAAATGTGCAGGAGGGGGGTGGTGGTTCTCATCATTTGAGTTTAAGGATTTCGAGTTAAAGAATCAAAACTCATGTGAATAAGGCTTGTGTTTTCAgtcattttgtttcattcttaGTCTTCAAAACTTCTAAGTAGGATCTGGATCTGTGAACATTATTTTCCTAAGGAAAACAAGTTAATTGCTTTTTACCGAATGCAGGGTCCCCTGTATACACAACTACAGAATAGTGGTTAAGCATATCAAGGAGGAAGATACTAGAATGTAAGTGGGATAAACCAGGGAGAATAACACGAGAAAGGCCTGAGTAGTGTGGTCCTGCAAgactgcccccacctccccctgacacacacacacacacgcactttctctctctttctctctctctctctctccctctctccagacACCAATCACAAGTCCACAGATTGTCACTTCAGACCCACCAGCTATAGATGTGAAATTCCAACAACCCCATctttgggttcaattaattttttagagtggctcacagaacttagagaaaagtttatttaaatttaccGGCTTGTTCAGCTTGttatggaaaatattataaaggatacacTGAATAACCAGATGGAAAAAATGCATAGGGTAAGGTGTGTGGGATGGAGCTCAGAACTCCTGTTCTTTCGAGGAGCAACGGGCTCCTATATGTTCATCAATCTGAAGTTCCTCTGAACCCtgtctttttgggtttttatggaggcttcattacacaAGCACCATTGGTGAAATCATTGCCATGAGCTCTTTTGccagcccctctctcctcctcggAGGTCATCAGGGTGGGACTGAAAATTCTAATTCCCCTATATCACATGGTTGAATGATTGGTTCCCCTGGCCACCAGTCCCCATCTTTAAGTCACCTGGAAGCTTTTCCCAAATTTCCTAATTAACAGAAGACACCCTTATCACTCTTACCAATTAGGAAATTCCAACGGTTGTAGGAGCTTTGTGCTGGGAATGGGGATGGAGACCAAATATAAATtgcttattataaatcacagtgtCACCACTAAGCTATGTAAATTATTTGGTTGTTCTGGAAAAGTGACCAGTCCCATTCTCTTCCCATCTTCTGCTCTTGTGCTTCCCCTGTGTGGCTGAGCCCGAGGAACTGAACTCCCGTTGTGGACTCATTCACTTGAGGCATTGTACTACCAACATTACTTGAACAAAGAACATTTTGAGTAAAGCATTGTAAAAGGTGTTGAAGGCATCCACTAATGAATGGTTTCTTATCTGTTTGTTTCCCCAGGTACAGAACCCTggtatttctatttaattaatggatttcttaattttaatgtagccTTTGCTTTGGCTCTCCTGGTCTTACCACTGACTTCTCTTATGGAATACCTACTGCAGAGATTCCATGGTGAGTGGTGTAAGGGAGGATAGGTTTTGGGGGAAGAAAGAGCAGGTAACAATGTATACCAAGAGGTGAAAATGAATCCACTTattctgttctctgttttcttccaatGGAAATAGTTGGCTTGTTGAATTTTTgatctgtatttataaatttttgtgaagatttaggtaataattataaattaaactaACAAAGGGGAGGAACTTTATATCCCTTCAAGTGAGGAAATCATATCATACAGAACCACCTGGGGAGGCAAAAACAGCTATAAAATCTCAGGAGATAAGCATATTTgagttatgtgtttttttaaaggcatacATGTTAACATGGAAGATGGCTTACAATAATAAGTGATGGAGGTAAACATTCTTTGGGGAATTACTTCAACCAAAAATTTGAGAACTAAACCATACAGGGATTTCCCTCAAATTTGATACTGAAGTGAGAGAAGCTTTGGACTTCCTAGGAAACATTATGCTTCTCTTTGTTCCGTTTTGCTTCTGTGTTTGCCTTATCGTGGAAGGTTTGgtttgtcatttattttgcttgctCTGATTCTGTAGTGCACAGCCAGTGTTTTCTCAAGTTGTCATGGATTTGGATATCTAGTGCCCATGTTTCTTTTATGGGAGACAGATTTGAGCAGAAATTCATATGAGCTTTGGAAAGAgatttgatttcagacttttctgTCTGATTTGGATGCCATATGATCTCTCCATCCCACCCCTCATTCTGCTTTTCTACTATTAATGCTTTATAAAAAGTTCACTGTGTTAACACTATTCAAATATGAAAGCGGCCTtcagttacttttattttaacataattataatGCCGCTTTCCTCACAAAATCAACAGTGATTCCTTAAAATCTATTCAGTTGATATTCAGGTTTCTTGCATTGTCTGAAAAACAGTTTTTTATAGTTAATGTTCTTAAAGGGGATCTAAAAGGGGTCATATACTGAATTTGGTGTTAAGTTTCTTAGGCTTTTTACGAGGTTCCCCCgcttcttttttctcctgaagATTTCTAAAGAAATCAGGTCATTCATCTTGTGAAGTGTCCCACATTTGGATTCAGCTGTTTGTCACCTGGAGGTGTTAACTTATTCCTCTATTCCTTGTATTTCCTAAGGatcactttatctttttttgaaaagtaacttCTTTAACTGTAAAAATAATTCATGCTTATGGAAAATTTGGAAATGCTTGTGATGTAAGTATAAAAACAGCATATTAAGCTGTTCTCTACAATATGAATCcaattttggtttaaaaatgtgtaatttataCACATGTCCATCTAGTAAGAAAATGAGTACtgttttttctgtgtattttatttgttttcaaagattttatttatttattcatgagagacacagagagagaggcagagggagaagcggctccctaaaggaagcctgatgtggggctcgatcccggaactccgggatcacgccctgagctgaaggcaaacactcaaccactgagccatgcaggcatccctctgtgtattttataatagaaaaaaaaaattcttttaaaggaaaaaaaaacataaagaagcgGCAAAGAAATTGCCTATTATTCCATCAAATAGTACAACTATAGTTctgattttgtacattttatggaggacattcaaaaattttagtccatattttattttcttaaattaaaaatatatatttatttatttaaaagattttatttatttattaatgagtgacacagagagagagagagagaggcagagatacaggcagagggagaagcgggctccatgcagggagcctgacatgggactcgatcctggatctccaggatcaggccctgggccgaaggcgggcactaaaccgctgagccacccgggctgctctaaaatatttaagtaatctctaccctcatgtgagacttgaactcatgaccctgagatcaagaatcctatattcttccaactgagccagccacgtgccccaggccatatttaaaaaatgtatttgttaaaaaaatgtatttgttagcCTTTaagatacaaaaaggaaaaagatttcattttcttataattaagaaaattccaATCTAAAATACTTCCCGGGAAGGTGTAAATCCTAAATTATAGgatttataaaatctaaaatctcaTGATAAAATCTTAAGAGTAGAAAGTTTAAAGGAAAAGCTTGGTATTTCAGTTCAAGAATTTTCATCCCTGAAGAGtttttacaaaaatacagatAACAGCAACATGAAGATGGATCTTGGTGACAATCCTGAGCTTTTCCTCTATACTTGCTCATTGTAGATTAGATGAACGCCAGAGGGCACTGTCTATCTACCCTTTGCCAGTGATTTCTAGGCATTGCTGATTATCACTAATGGAAGCACAGTAGGGGATGCCTTCCTGGTGGCTTATAGGTTTATCACTCACTGTTCATGTACCTAACCACAGGAACTTTCCAGCAGGTGTAGTGCTCACTAAATTCCTTTAAATCTTTCACATGCTTCACGTATTTTTGAGTTCCAGTTTGAGATTCAGAGTGTATGGGTATTgcaaaagaggagagaaaacgTCATCAGTTGAACTTCCTTTaagtgtgtttttatatttactttgaaaCAAACTCTTTGTGGCTTGACGAAAGCTAGTGATGGGTTTGAGAAtccagctttttctttcctttgatctATAGctatttgaacagactgattggTATATAAGGAGATTAATGTGTTAAAAACAgaatatggaaattaaaacccAAGAAAGGAGTTTGTTATACTTTTGGTTAATCTCAGGAACCTTTAATCTTAGTGGCAGGACTCACTGGGGAAAGAAGCCTTTTTTCTTCATCCAGTGTGGAAATTATTACGCTCTGTTACCCATTTGCTTGACTTTCATTTGTGTTCTAGCCAAATCCAGTATTATACCTCCCATTAGATATTGACACTCTTGGGGGAGCTCAGGAGTGTACACCTCTTTCTAACCCTTTTACTGCATCAGAGAAAGTGTGAAGACAAAAGCTGAAACATTTTATGGGGTGCCCTAGGGCGTATTCCTGTTTGAGATCAAGAGAACATTGAAACTAAATATGTTGTTTCATTCTAATATGGTGAAAGGTGgatatttttctgtgtcttaCAGTTCAGAATTTAGGCCACCCATATTGGCTTACCTTGGCTCCAATGTATATTTGgtttctgattttcttcatcCAGCCTCACAAAGAGGAGAGATTTCTTTTCCCTGTATATCCACTTATATGTCTCTGTGGTGCCGTGGCCCTTTCTGCACTTCAGGTGAGTTTCAAGGAAGTGTCTATCTGCTTTGttccatttcactttttaaattggtCATAAAGCTTAAAGGCAAATTACAGAATGCTTCTCCCAAGATATTTTATCCATGCATTAAACCTGATATAGATTATATTGTTAAAGCTTCATGCATTGATTGCTTGACTGTTGATCATCCTCTTAAGCTGGTTACATATTTGCATTGTTGATTTGTGTGTTAATTTCTTTCTCATGGAATCCAGTTGCTGATAGAGTTTTATTAAGTCATAGTATAGGCCTGCCACAGGATGGTGGCATCACAGCAGAGCTAGTGGAATGTCTACTCTTCAACTCTGAGATCATATTAAAACTTACTCAAGTTTGGGATAACATCAGGCAGTTAGCAATATGGGACACTTTGTAATCCTGGCTTAAAACCTGTCCAGGTCAATTCCTTGTCAGAACTGATCTTGAATATCTTTGTATTTGTGCTGTCAGAAGCCTCCAGACTCTTTTTTGACCTCTGCTACCATTTGTAACTGGCAGGAAAGAGTAATTATGGggacaggttttttttccctaacaaaTATATGAAGGTATAATTCACACaaaccatacaattcacccaaaAGGTGTGATAAGttaaatggtttttagtatattcacagatgtATATAACCATCACTACagtaaattttagaacatttttatcacctcaaaaaccctgtacccattagctgtcacccccccccccccccacacacacacaccttctcaTATCTCCCCAGCCATAAGCAACTACTAATCTTTCTGCATCTCTAGATTTGCCCATTCTGGGCATTCCATGTAAACGGAATggcttctgtgactggcttctttcattcagcataacgTTTTTAAGACTCATCCATGTTAGGatggtagttttaatttgtattataatttaatttatattataaaagtaattggACTTTATtgcacataatttttcttttattactttttttttttttaaagatttatttgagaaagagcaagagcgtgcagggggtggggagcagaaggaaagggagagagaaacccaaggagactccttgctgagcatggagcccagtgtgggccttgatcctacaaccccgagatcacaacctgagccaaaactgattTGGAAGCTTAACCacctaagctacccaggtgccccactttttaCTCCTTTTAGAATCAGCCCTGCtatccttttaaaagattttttttttttttagatttattcatgagagacacagtgagataCACTGTGAgagtgagatacacacacacacacacacacacacgtaggcagagggagaagcaggctccctatggggacttgatcccaggactctgggatcacaacctgagccgaaggcagacactcaaccactgagccacccaggcacccccagccctgctATCTTAACAAACCACTTTCCTTCCAGCATTTTTATCTGTCACATACCAAACTTTATTATGGTTGTAATCTAAATGTACATATAACTTTAtatccctttttgtttttttctttctttcaatcaagttcttttatttcaaacaaacaaacaaacaaacaaaaaaagatgcaAATGCACACAGTGCCCTCTTTTTTATATCCCTTTTAATAGAACTACATCATATAATTTTCAGGATTGCCATATCTGTACCCATCTTTTGAATAGGAGTATGTTCTAAATTTGgtataaaaacattattatgtaatatatgtaatatactgAATTTGTTGTAATGATTAGATATATAATTTAGTTGAGGTTGCTTAGTTATTTCACTATTCTAAACAATGCTAGGATGAATATCTTTCTTTgggtatttggattgtttccctAGGACAGATTATTCCCCCaagtatgaaaatatttatggcactaacaagtaaatatttgcaaaattttaCTTCCCCAAAGTTTAGTTCTAGtctaggagagaaagaaggaaataaatctaTTGGAAAGGTTCTCAAAGATTGTGGAATTCAtgtctgtatatgtatatattgtaataatatttCTCTAGTTTATAAAGTAGTTTAGCAGATAATTAACAGCATTTTCCTGATGTTCTAtgaaaggaattcttttttcttgtttggtcTGAGACATTTTGTTGATACTAAAAACTGATGAAAACTTCTCATTGATAAAGGTAAAAATCAATACTAATTACACCAATATAGAAATACTTCATGTATCAAAGCAAACTGCCAAAAAgcacttttgtttatttgtttatttaaagcaattttttcttttaagtaggctccacgcccaatgtggggcttgtaCTTAGAACTCTGGGATCAGAGTTGcaagctccactgactgagctagccaggcgcaCCAGcacttttgtttaaatatttttaagaaagaaattattaggACTTTAAGCACTAGAGAGGTTTCCAAATAAGTTTCCTCTGAAGCTGGTGAGAATTCCTCTGGCTGGCCTGACCTGTAGATAGTCTTATCGGAGTTTGTTTTCATCTTAGAATTTGAAGCGGGTACCTCACTAAGTGTTTGCAAATGCTCAGACCCTTGCTAAAATCTCTTTTGCTGCTTCCTCCTTCTTGGTGTTGTTATGATGTTTTTcgattatattatgtatattctgcaagttctttttttttttttttcaatacagttttctttccttctagaaatGTTACCACTTCGTGTTTCAGCGATACCGCCTGGAGCATTACACTGTGACATCGAACTGGCTGGCATCGGGAATGCTCTTCCTGTTTGGGCTCTTATCTTTTTCTCGCTCTGTGGCGCTGTTCAAAGGTAGATGTACAGAGAACGTCTTAACCCATGCTCACAAGGCACCTCATCTTGGGTTTTGATGGTTATGTGATTAATACAGTTCAGCTTTAGCTGGGCAGAGGACTTTACTATAAGGAGAACCTGCAGACTTAATAGTGTGACAAGGATGTGACTTCTCTAAGATTAAAGAGAAGACTGAGAATTCTAAAAGGAATATGactaactataaaatattttttctatttttggtttttgttgtttgttttttaaaggatgctttttcattttgaaggatGAATTAAGGAAGCCTGAAACATAGGAAGCAAATTTGGGGCTCAATTCCCATATTATATTCTTCCTATAATCATTATTTGGATCTAGAAGtttaaaatgtgttcaaagaACAGAAGTTAAAAAGGCAGAAgggtagggtgcctgggtagctcagtcagttaagcatctgccttcagctgaggtcatgatctcagggtcctgggatcgagccctgagtggggagcctgcttctccctctccctcttcacctgccactccccctactcagttccccttgcttgtgggctctctgtcaaataaataaactcttaaaaaaaaaaaaagtgaaaaggtgtAGAGAAGGGGCAAGAAAGCAAATGGTATTTGGTAAAATAGGGTCTCTGCTGTCATCATCTTCCTAACTGTAGAGATGCCATGTGCCAAtggagcaggcttcctgctgcgCTTGTTGGGGACCTTCGCACCCTTAAATTACACATGGGTTTTGAGGGGACATTCACATGCATTATGATTAAATGTCAGACTCTCATCTTACTCATCTTTGGCTTTCATAAACCTTTCTCCCTTCCAGGGTATCATGGGCCCCTTGACTTGTATCCAGAATTTTACCGAATTGCCACAGACCCGACCATCCACACTGTCCCAGAAGGCAGGCCTGTAAATGTCTGTGTAGGAAAGGAGTGGTATCGCTTTCCTAGTAGCTTCCTTCTGCCTGATAAGTAAGTTTTCCTTTAATTCTCAGTTTTAAATCAAAGAGTAAAAATAGGAATTCTATGGCAGGgtctccttaatttttctttcattttgggaTTTTCacaaaaagtttttgaaaaattgacCACTTTAGACCACTGTGACCTGTGTTGAGTAGACTGAGTACTGTGTCTGGCCATGCATCCTGTACTATCTGTAACCACAGAGGTTTGGGGACTTCTAAAAAACACTGCGAGCCCTAGGCTCCTGCTAGGGGCTCTTCCTGAGgattcatatttaaatttctatagTCATCTGTTATTAATCTATTTCCAAAAGTGGTCTAGAAACTCTAGCTAGGAGAGTATTTTTAGAGAAGAAATGTTTGTCATCCAACAATAGTGAAAACTCTTTACCAGCATATGGACACTGGGGAAAGCTATGGTTAAGATATCCGGACCACTTGCCTTTGTGCTCTGTTGTTGGATGATAGCATAGGCTCTGGCATTCCTTGTGTTTGCTTAACTGGGATGGAGAGGGTCCTATTTAGGGAAGAGAAGTCGGATTAAGATGAGTCATCTTGTTCCATTTGGGAATTGGCTTCAGCTTAGTTGGTTGGGGGTATCTTGTGTTTAATGAAGATCCTGTATCAGTCATTAATGAttagattaaaatgtttttttttttttttttaagaattaacttTAGCTTTTGCCTTTTACATTTACCATAGTTTCCTAACTAAAGATACTTTTGAGCATTACTCAGAAACGAAGTACTTCTCCCACAGTGTGTTCTTACATTTCACTCTTTGTACCTGGTgaatttgctttaattttctaaGTCCCTCTGATCCTTGGTGATAAACTGGGATCCTTCTCTGGTTGTTTGGCAGTAGGACCATTTCGTTGCAAGTTTCACTCCTAAGAATTGGTGGAATGGGTTGAGAGACCTCTCATTGAAAATTTCTCAACGATGTTGGACTGAATAATgacctttgtctctctctccctggtggaggttttagaagaaatatttttttctccaagagaaatgtttttcacatgattttcttttttggcttgtttATTTCAAGTACATTTAGCAATATGGGGCCCCTGTGTTTTTCTTACTCTCCCTTATTTGTGTTTCTGACAGTTGGCAGCTTCAGTTCATTACATCAGAGTTCAGGGGCCAGTTACCAAAGCCTTTTGCAGAGGGACCACTGGCTACCCGAATTGTTCCTACTGACATGAATGACCAGAACCTGGAGGAGCCATCCAGATACGTAAGGGCAATAATTTCCTTTCACGACTTTAAAGAAAGTTCTATCCCTAAAATCTTTTGGCATACAAACTGGAGCTTTGATGAAATGGGAATTTCTTAGGAAGTGATTTCTTCAGGGTCAGGGATGTAACCGCTTTTGTTGAGAAAGAATAGTatcactttcatttaaaaatttccttgtattttctATGTGAAACACGTAGTTCAATGTATTTTCTAAGCTGGTTTGgaaatttttttacattgattaGAATCATTTCAAAACACATTCTGAAACTCTTATAATTCCCTGgctcattaaaatatttagtggGGGACTTTCAAGTTCCCAGTAGACTTTTGACCTGATAATTATTAGTGTATTCTGGTTTTAGCAAATGGACGTCAGTGAATGAAGGCTAATTTCATGGTGAGCGCATGGTGCAATCTCTGTCAGGGTCATGcttttttacccattcatctttatgtactcttggatcccatgtggttttattttagttcctttgAAAGATGACACTTACGCCATTTGATACTTGTAAGATCTTTGATTGTAGAAAAGGTAAGAGCAATAAAGATAATGTTTCTGGTTCTTAGAGACAGAAGAGTATTTTACAGAATTATTAGAAAGCA
This window of the Canis lupus dingo isolate Sandy chromosome 5, ASM325472v2, whole genome shotgun sequence genome carries:
- the ALG9 gene encoding alpha-1,2-mannosyltransferase ALG9 isoform X2; translation: MMLAFLVLSTGMFCSSSAFLPSSFCMYTTLVAMTGWYMDKTSVAVLGVAAGAILGWPFSAALGLPIAFDLLVMKHRWKSFFHWSLVALILFLVPVVVIDSYYYGKLVVAPLNIVLYNVFTPHGPDLYGTEPWYFYLINGFLNFNVAFALALLVLPLTSLMEYLLQRFHVQNLGHPYWLTLAPMYIWFLIFFIQPHKEERFLFPVYPLICLCGAVALSALQKCYHFVFQRYRLEHYTVTSNWLASGMLFLFGLLSFSRSVALFKGYHGPLDLYPEFYRIATDPTIHTVPEGRPVNVCVGKEWYRFPSSFLLPDNWQLQFITSEFRGQLPKPFAEGPLATRIVPTDMNDQNLEEPSRYIDISKCHYLVDLDTMGETPREPKYSSNREEWISLAYRPFLDASRLFTSSLREQISPSYANRNPL
- the ALG9 gene encoding alpha-1,2-mannosyltransferase ALG9 isoform X1, with the translated sequence MMLAFLVLSTGMFCSSSAFLPSSFCMYTTLVAMTGWYMDKTSVAVLGVAAGAILGWPFSAALGLPIAFDLLVMKHRWKSFFHWSLVALILFLVPVVVIDSYYYGKLVVAPLNIVLYNVFTPHGPDLYGTEPWYFYLINGFLNFNVAFALALLVLPLTSLMEYLLQRFHVQNLGHPYWLTLAPMYIWFLIFFIQPHKEERFLFPVYPLICLCGAVALSALQKCYHFVFQRYRLEHYTVTSNWLASGMLFLFGLLSFSRSVALFKGYHGPLDLYPEFYRIATDPTIHTVPEGRPVNVCVGKEWYRFPSSFLLPDNWQLQFITSEFRGQLPKPFAEGPLATRIVPTDMNDQNLEEPSRYIDISKCHYLVDLDTMGETPREPKYSSNREEWISLAYRPFLDASRSSKLLRAFYVPFLSDQYTVYANYTILKPRKAKQIRKKSGDRRRAELPYRKN